The Pseudooceanicola algae genome has a window encoding:
- a CDS encoding ArsJ-associated glyceraldehyde-3-phosphate dehydrogenase, which yields MTTYALNGLGRMGKLALKPLLEGGAKIAWINDAVGDPEMHAHLLEFDTVHGRWSAEFAHDADSVTIDGTRLPFIGTRDLSALPLDGVDVVIDCTGVYKTEAKLAPYFDAGVKKVVISAPVKDGPTANIVYGVNDDTYDPDRHRIVTAASCTTNCLAPVVKVIHEALGIKHGSITTIHDVTNTQTIVDRPAKDLRRARSALNSLIPTTTGSATAITLIYPELTGRLNGHAVRVPLLNASLTDCVFEVDRETTAEEVNALFKSAAEGPLKGILGYETRPLVSTDYTNDPRSSIIDAPSTMVINGTQVKIYAWYDNEFGYANRLVDVARMVGASL from the coding sequence ATGACCACATACGCACTGAATGGCCTTGGCCGCATGGGCAAGCTTGCCCTGAAACCGCTGCTGGAAGGCGGCGCGAAGATCGCCTGGATCAACGACGCGGTTGGCGATCCGGAAATGCACGCGCATCTGCTGGAATTCGACACGGTGCATGGTCGCTGGTCGGCCGAATTTGCCCATGATGCCGACAGCGTGACCATCGACGGCACCCGCCTGCCCTTCATCGGCACCCGCGACCTGTCGGCCCTGCCGTTGGATGGCGTCGACGTGGTGATCGACTGCACCGGCGTCTACAAGACCGAAGCCAAGCTTGCGCCCTATTTCGACGCCGGGGTGAAGAAGGTCGTGATCTCGGCGCCGGTCAAGGATGGGCCGACGGCGAATATCGTCTACGGCGTCAACGACGACACCTATGATCCTGACCGGCACAGGATCGTCACGGCGGCCTCCTGCACGACGAACTGCCTCGCGCCGGTGGTCAAGGTGATCCATGAGGCGCTTGGCATCAAGCACGGCTCGATCACCACGATCCACGACGTGACCAACACCCAGACCATCGTCGACCGCCCCGCCAAGGACCTGCGCCGGGCGCGCTCGGCCCTGAATTCGCTGATCCCGACCACCACCGGATCGGCTACGGCCATCACGCTGATCTATCCCGAATTGACCGGGCGACTGAACGGTCACGCGGTGCGCGTGCCGCTGCTGAATGCCTCGCTGACCGATTGCGTTTTCGAGGTCGATCGCGAAACCACCGCAGAAGAGGTCAACGCCCTGTTCAAATCCGCTGCCGAAGGCCCGCTGAAAGGCATCTTGGGCTATGAAACCCGCCCGTTGGTGTCCACGGATTATACCAATGATCCGCGCTCCTCGATCATCGATGCGCCCTCGACCATGGTGATCAACGGCACCCAGGTGAAGATCTATGCCTGGTACGACAACGAATTCGGCTATGCTAACCGGCTGGTCGATGTCGCGCGGATGGTCGGCGCGTCGCTTTGA
- a CDS encoding arsenate reductase/protein-tyrosine-phosphatase family protein, protein MEKEIPDQLATLGHPQRLAVFRLLMRRFPDRVPAGELCAALDVKASTMSAYLAALQRAGLVSQERAGTSLLYSVQMTRVQQMFDYLFLDCCRGRPNLCMPSSAGAATMSEPTSPDRKYNVLFICVGNSARSIFAESILRDLAGDRFNVHSAGTRPFSELNPFALKVLEDKGHDISPLRSKNVSEFSGQDAPELDFVFTVCNQSANEECPAWEGQPVSGHWGMVDPVKVEGTDAEKSLAFQQAYGALRNRILSFVALPVESLDRIALQSAVDEIGRSKTETPA, encoded by the coding sequence ATGGAAAAAGAGATTCCCGACCAACTGGCCACCCTGGGCCACCCGCAACGCCTTGCCGTGTTTCGCCTGTTGATGCGCCGCTTTCCCGACCGTGTCCCGGCGGGAGAGCTTTGTGCCGCGCTCGACGTCAAGGCCAGCACGATGTCGGCCTATCTGGCAGCGCTTCAACGTGCCGGGCTGGTCAGCCAGGAACGGGCCGGAACGTCGCTTCTCTACTCCGTTCAAATGACACGCGTGCAACAGATGTTCGATTATCTGTTCCTCGATTGTTGCCGTGGTCGTCCAAACCTTTGCATGCCGTCCAGCGCAGGAGCTGCCACCATGTCCGAACCCACATCCCCAGATCGCAAGTACAACGTCCTGTTCATCTGCGTGGGCAATTCCGCGCGCTCGATCTTTGCCGAATCCATCCTGCGCGACCTCGCCGGGGATCGGTTCAACGTCCATTCCGCCGGGACCCGCCCCTTTTCCGAGCTCAATCCCTTTGCGCTGAAGGTGCTGGAAGACAAGGGGCATGACATTTCCCCTTTGCGGTCCAAGAACGTCAGCGAATTTTCGGGCCAGGACGCGCCCGAGCTTGATTTCGTCTTTACCGTCTGCAACCAATCCGCGAACGAGGAATGCCCCGCCTGGGAAGGCCAGCCGGTCAGCGGCCACTGGGGCATGGTGGATCCGGTCAAGGTCGAGGGCACCGATGCCGAGAAAAGCCTCGCCTTCCAGCAGGCCTACGGCGCGCTGCGCAATCGCATCCTGTCCTTCGTGGCCCTGCCGGTCGAAAGCCTTGACCGGATCGCCCTTCAATCCGCCGTCGACGAGATCGGCCGCAGCAAGACCGAGACCCCGGCATGA
- a CDS encoding peptidoglycan-binding domain-containing protein, whose amino-acid sequence MTARRLAWLGGGLLSGALAATQAQAAPCVGAGYDRIFPGATDVVTGFADVPSPRFPGLWQEGRIGGYAYQIYANGEASVSDPAPEPAWEISVQCDSAAKTCAQTTEGTPPEPALRVAEQMGLCFTAPESVATSAEMPSPPAVVAPSTDGWALSPPPQTETTEVAEDLEVADDSDLVPPAPCGLATIEEGTPGVTFQRLLIAAGADPGPVDGLPGPRTRAALSEVLGEASANLASEDAIAALDSFLCAGNG is encoded by the coding sequence ATGACCGCGCGTCGGCTGGCATGGCTTGGCGGTGGCTTGCTGTCGGGCGCATTGGCTGCGACGCAGGCCCAGGCCGCGCCCTGCGTCGGCGCCGGGTATGACCGCATCTTTCCCGGGGCGACGGACGTGGTGACGGGCTTTGCCGACGTGCCCTCGCCCCGCTTCCCCGGCTTGTGGCAAGAGGGGCGCATTGGCGGCTATGCTTACCAGATCTATGCCAATGGCGAGGCCTCGGTAAGCGATCCGGCACCGGAACCTGCCTGGGAAATATCCGTCCAGTGCGATTCCGCTGCCAAGACCTGCGCCCAGACGACAGAAGGCACCCCGCCCGAGCCTGCCCTGCGCGTGGCGGAACAGATGGGGCTGTGCTTTACCGCGCCTGAAAGCGTCGCCACCTCTGCGGAAATGCCTTCGCCGCCTGCGGTGGTGGCGCCGTCCACCGATGGCTGGGCCCTGTCACCCCCGCCTCAGACTGAAACGACCGAAGTGGCCGAAGACCTCGAAGTCGCGGACGACTCCGACCTCGTGCCACCTGCGCCCTGCGGTCTGGCGACAATAGAAGAAGGCACCCCCGGCGTCACATTCCAACGCCTGCTGATCGCGGCAGGGGCCGACCCCGGTCCGGTTGACGGCCTGCCGGGTCCCCGCACCCGCGCCGCGCTGTCCGAGGTTCTGGGCGAAGCCTCTGCCAACCTCGCGTCCGAAGACGCGATCGCCGCGCTCGACAGCTTCCTGTGCGCGGGAAACGGGTGA
- the arsJ gene encoding organoarsenical effux MFS transporter ArsJ gives MSETKQGMAAYVAVTAAYWAFMLTDGALRMLVLLHFHSLGFSPVQLAYLFVLYEIAGMVTNLAAGWIAARFGLTSTLYAGLGLQVVALLMLSQLDPTWAIGASVAFVMCVQGASGVAKDLAKMSSKSAVKLLAPTEGGGLFRWVAVLTGSKNAVKGFGFLLGAALLASVGFTFAVLAMAVVLAVILVAVALFMPAGLPRGRKGAKFSEVFSKSPNINWLSAARVFLFGARDVWFVVGIPIYFYAVLSDGTEEGNRAAFFMIGTFMAVWVILYGAVQASAPKILRAAERPESDLIAAARGWAAALFVVPAALTIAVLLSSGPAPWLTATLVAGLLAFGAIFAINSSLHSYLILAFTKSERVTMDVGFYYMANAGGRLIGTLLSGLTYQLGGLSLVLGTAAVMVALAALTSGQLSDQKDEGTV, from the coding sequence ATGAGCGAGACCAAGCAAGGGATGGCGGCCTATGTCGCCGTCACGGCGGCCTATTGGGCCTTCATGCTGACCGACGGCGCCCTGCGGATGCTGGTGCTGCTGCATTTCCACAGCCTTGGCTTTTCCCCGGTGCAGCTGGCCTATCTGTTCGTGCTTTACGAGATCGCGGGCATGGTCACCAATCTTGCGGCGGGCTGGATCGCCGCACGCTTCGGGCTGACATCGACCCTTTATGCCGGGCTGGGGTTGCAGGTCGTAGCGCTGCTGATGCTGTCGCAGCTGGACCCTACCTGGGCCATCGGCGCCTCGGTCGCTTTCGTGATGTGTGTGCAGGGGGCCAGCGGTGTCGCCAAGGATCTGGCCAAGATGTCGTCGAAATCGGCGGTCAAGCTTCTGGCGCCGACCGAGGGCGGCGGGTTGTTCCGCTGGGTCGCGGTGCTGACGGGATCGAAGAACGCGGTGAAGGGGTTCGGGTTCCTGCTTGGCGCGGCGCTGCTGGCCTCTGTCGGGTTCACCTTCGCGGTGCTGGCCATGGCCGTTGTCCTGGCCGTGATCCTGGTCGCGGTGGCTCTGTTCATGCCGGCCGGCCTGCCGCGCGGACGCAAGGGGGCGAAGTTCTCGGAGGTCTTCTCGAAGTCACCAAATATCAACTGGTTGTCCGCCGCGCGCGTCTTCCTGTTCGGCGCGCGAGATGTCTGGTTCGTGGTCGGCATCCCGATCTATTTCTACGCCGTCCTGTCGGATGGCACCGAAGAGGGCAATCGCGCGGCCTTCTTCATGATCGGGACGTTCATGGCGGTCTGGGTGATCCTTTACGGCGCGGTTCAGGCCTCGGCCCCGAAGATCCTGCGCGCTGCAGAGCGCCCGGAAAGCGACCTGATCGCCGCCGCCCGAGGCTGGGCCGCCGCGCTGTTCGTGGTGCCCGCGGCCCTGACAATCGCCGTGCTGCTGTCCTCCGGCCCGGCGCCCTGGCTGACCGCGACGCTGGTGGCTGGCCTGCTGGCTTTCGGCGCGATCTTCGCCATCAATTCATCGCTGCATTCCTACCTGATCCTCGCTTTCACGAAATCCGAGCGGGTGACGATGGATGTCGGTTTTTACTACATGGCCAATGCGGGGGGGCGGCTGATCGGCACCCTTCTGTCGGGCCTGACTTATCAACTTGGCGGGCTGTCCCTTGTGCTTGGCACGGCAGCGGTCATGGTCGCGCTGGCCGCTCTGACATCCGGGCAGTTGAGTGACCAGAAAGACGAGGGAACGGTATGA
- a CDS encoding DUF3131 domain-containing protein, with translation MSFRDNLIKARSGIIFLVALFCGLGLVISLEGAISKTTPQAGQPAPHGLPDQPQETLSVMSVFEDIDPLPLAITGDSTPEDLAYARIAWTYFENNTNADTGLVNSADQYPSTTMWETGSYFIAVISADLLGLIEKAEATARISRALDTLATMRLFDDILPNKAYNVQTGALVDYTNQPVERGLGWSALDIARMIGALSHVEQAYPDLAGQVASVLEYWDVDEMVEDGQLIGGNMVDGELRRDQEGRLGYGQYAAKAMMLYGYDMYRAYRAEDHMMVEEVMGQPIPVDDRLHRNVTPAFTVSEPYVFDGLEFGFDARSHRFATAIYKAQEERYRETGTLTAVSESHLDEAPYFVYSTIWGGGAPWAVMTFRGERLDSKRTVTVKTAFAWYALFGTEYTQTLIDALAPLGDEKTGWPEGLYEVDGSVNSSVTTNTNAVVLAALAFRAHGPLGRANQ, from the coding sequence ATGAGCTTTCGTGACAACCTGATCAAGGCCCGTAGCGGCATCATCTTTCTGGTCGCCCTGTTCTGTGGGCTGGGTCTGGTGATCTCGCTGGAAGGGGCCATTTCGAAGACCACGCCGCAGGCGGGACAACCCGCGCCGCACGGCCTTCCGGATCAACCGCAGGAGACCCTTTCGGTCATGTCCGTCTTCGAAGATATCGACCCGCTGCCGCTGGCCATCACCGGGGACAGCACCCCCGAGGATCTGGCCTATGCACGCATCGCCTGGACCTATTTCGAGAACAACACCAACGCCGATACCGGGCTGGTCAATTCCGCGGATCAATACCCGTCGACCACCATGTGGGAAACCGGGTCCTATTTCATCGCGGTAATCTCGGCCGATCTGCTGGGACTGATCGAAAAGGCCGAGGCGACGGCACGGATCAGCCGGGCGCTGGACACGCTGGCGACCATGCGCCTGTTCGACGACATCCTGCCGAACAAGGCCTATAACGTGCAGACCGGCGCCCTTGTCGATTACACCAATCAGCCGGTCGAACGCGGCCTTGGCTGGTCGGCTCTGGACATCGCCCGCATGATCGGTGCCCTGTCACATGTCGAACAGGCCTATCCCGATCTGGCGGGCCAGGTTGCCTCGGTGCTGGAATACTGGGACGTCGATGAGATGGTCGAGGACGGCCAGTTGATCGGCGGCAACATGGTCGATGGTGAATTGCGCCGCGACCAGGAAGGGCGCCTTGGCTATGGCCAATATGCCGCCAAGGCCATGATGCTTTACGGCTACGACATGTATCGCGCCTACCGTGCCGAAGATCACATGATGGTGGAAGAGGTCATGGGCCAGCCGATCCCGGTCGACGATCGCCTGCACCGCAACGTGACCCCGGCCTTCACGGTTTCCGAGCCCTATGTCTTTGACGGGCTCGAGTTCGGCTTTGACGCGCGGTCCCACCGCTTCGCCACCGCGATCTACAAGGCGCAGGAGGAACGGTATCGCGAAACCGGCACCCTGACGGCAGTCAGTGAAAGCCATCTCGATGAGGCGCCCTATTTCGTCTATTCCACGATCTGGGGTGGCGGCGCGCCCTGGGCCGTGATGACATTCCGCGGCGAACGTCTGGACAGCAAGCGCACGGTCACCGTCAAGACGGCCTTCGCCTGGTACGCCCTGTTCGGCACGGAATATACCCAGACGCTGATCGACGCCCTTGCTCCGCTTGGCGATGAAAAGACGGGCTGGCCCGAAGGGCTTTACGAGGTCGACGGGTCGGTGAACAGTTCGGTCACCACGAATACCAACGCCGTGGTGCTGGCCGCCCTGGCCTTCCGCGCGCATGGGCCGCTTGGCCGGGCCAACCAATGA